From the genome of Streptomyces sp. V1I1, one region includes:
- a CDS encoding CGNR zinc finger domain-containing protein, whose protein sequence is MELAHYSDYAVRLVNTEEPARSKDSLTSVEAVRELFGPSAQAARRATEADVTRFRSVRGRLRAVFTAADAGDETQAVDLLNSLLLEFPVNPQISGHDHRDEDGRPKWHMHLADHPSNATAGYAAIAAMGLAFHLTEYGVDRLGLCQATPCRNAYLDTSTNRSRRYCSDRCATRANVAAYRARKRLETERSQSTGRTAENAQEATARTER, encoded by the coding sequence GTGGAACTGGCCCATTACTCGGACTATGCAGTGCGCCTGGTCAACACCGAGGAGCCGGCCCGCAGCAAGGACTCCCTCACCTCGGTCGAGGCCGTCCGGGAGCTCTTCGGCCCGTCCGCCCAGGCAGCGCGCCGTGCCACCGAGGCGGACGTCACCCGCTTCCGGTCGGTACGAGGCCGGCTGCGGGCGGTCTTCACCGCCGCCGACGCGGGCGACGAGACCCAGGCGGTCGACCTGCTCAACTCCCTGCTGCTGGAGTTCCCGGTCAACCCGCAGATCTCGGGCCACGACCACCGGGACGAGGACGGCCGCCCGAAGTGGCACATGCACCTGGCGGACCACCCCTCCAACGCGACGGCTGGGTACGCCGCGATCGCCGCGATGGGGCTCGCGTTCCATCTCACGGAGTACGGAGTGGACCGGCTCGGCCTGTGCCAGGCCACGCCGTGCCGCAACGCCTACCTCGACACCTCGACCAACCGCTCCCGCCGCTACTGCTCGGACCGCTGCGCGACCCGCGCCAATGTGGCCGCCTACCGCGCCCGCAAACGCCTGGAGACGGAACGGTCGCAGAGCACGGGACGCACTGCCGAGAACGCCCAGGAGGCGACCGCGCGCACGGAGCGCTGA
- the sodX gene encoding nickel-type superoxide dismutase maturation protease yields the protein MTEQGREPKEPFGVAEVTGPSMYPTLKHGDQLLVHYGAEVKAGDVAVLRHPLQQDLLIVKRLVERREDGWWVLGDNPGAEGDSRLFGTVPHELLLGRVRGRYRPLAEGQRSVRAVASWAFSAVRPVLCDRSVSRRLRAR from the coding sequence ATGACTGAGCAGGGGCGGGAGCCGAAAGAGCCGTTCGGAGTCGCCGAAGTGACAGGTCCTTCCATGTACCCGACGCTCAAACACGGCGATCAACTGCTGGTCCATTACGGCGCGGAGGTGAAGGCCGGCGACGTCGCCGTGCTGCGCCATCCGCTCCAGCAGGACCTGCTCATCGTCAAGCGGCTCGTCGAGCGGCGCGAGGACGGCTGGTGGGTACTGGGGGACAACCCGGGGGCGGAGGGGGACAGCCGGCTGTTCGGCACCGTGCCCCACGAGCTGCTGCTGGGGCGGGTACGCGGCAGATACCGGCCGCTCGCGGAGGGTCAGCGCTCCGTGCGCGCGGTCGCCTCCTGGGCGTTCTCGGCAGTGCGTCCCGTGCTCTGCGACCGTTCCGTCTCCAGGCGTTTGCGGGCGCGGTAG
- a CDS encoding trans-aconitate 2-methyltransferase, with product MSETVTGTSTDTGTGAGADWRAWQESWDRQQEWYMPDREERFRVMLDMVEALVGPEPRVLDLACGTGSITDRLFRRFPKSTSTGVDLDPALLTIARGYFESDERVTFVTADLKDPDWVTKLPYDSYDAVLTATALHWLRSGPLTALYGQIAGVVREGGVFMNADHMIDRTTPRINAAERAHRHAQMDRAKAAGALDWADWWALAAKDPVLAEPTAKRYEIYGEHADGDMPSVHWHAETLRTAGFGEARAVWASPSDTLLLALK from the coding sequence GTGTCGGAGACGGTGACAGGGACGAGTACGGATACGGGTACGGGAGCAGGAGCCGACTGGCGGGCCTGGCAGGAGAGCTGGGACCGGCAGCAGGAGTGGTACATGCCCGACCGCGAGGAGCGGTTCCGGGTGATGCTGGACATGGTCGAGGCCCTGGTGGGCCCCGAGCCACGGGTACTGGATCTCGCGTGCGGTACGGGAAGTATTACGGACCGGCTGTTCCGGCGGTTCCCGAAGTCCACCAGCACAGGGGTCGATCTGGATCCCGCACTGTTGACCATCGCCCGGGGCTACTTCGAGAGCGACGAGCGGGTCACCTTCGTCACGGCCGACCTGAAGGACCCCGACTGGGTGACAAAGCTCCCGTACGACTCGTACGACGCCGTGCTCACCGCCACCGCGCTGCACTGGCTGCGCAGCGGACCGCTGACCGCGCTGTACGGACAGATCGCCGGGGTCGTCCGGGAAGGCGGCGTCTTCATGAACGCCGACCACATGATCGACCGCACCACCCCGCGCATCAACGCCGCCGAGCGCGCCCACCGGCACGCGCAGATGGACCGGGCGAAGGCCGCCGGCGCGCTCGACTGGGCCGACTGGTGGGCGCTGGCCGCCAAGGACCCCGTACTCGCCGAGCCGACGGCGAAGCGCTACGAGATCTACGGCGAGCACGCGGACGGGGACATGCCGTCCGTGCACTGGCACGCGGAAACGCTGCGTACGGCCGGGTTCGGGGAGGCCCGGGCCGTGTGGGCATCGCCCTCCGACACGCTGCTGCTCGCCCTCAAGTAA